In Thermosinus carboxydivorans Nor1, the sequence CTTCGGACATTCACACTGTCTTCGAAGGTGCTATCGGCGAAAGACACAACCTAATCCTGGGCCATGAAGCTGTGGGCGAAGTGGTGGAGGTGGGTTCTGAGGTAAAAGATTTTAAGCCCGGCGACCGGGTAGTGGTGCCCGCTATCACGCCCGACTGGAGAACCTTAGAGGCCCAGCGGGGATTCCACCAACACTCGGGCGGTATGCTTGCTGGGTGGAAGTTCTCCAACATAAAAGATGGGGTCTTTGCTGAATATTTTCATGTAAACGATGCTGACATGAACCTGGCTCACTTGCCCAAGGAAATACCACTGGAAAAGGCTGTAATGCTTCCCGACATGATGACCACTGGACTCCACGGGGCGGAACTCGCCGACATTGGGCTTGGCGACACGGTGGCAGTAATAGGGATTGGCCCTGTAGGGCTTATGGCAGTGGCCGGGGCAAAGCTACGCGGCGCAGCCAGGATTATCGGTGTGGGCAGCAGGCCGGCACTAATTGAAGCTGCCAAATATTACGGTGTGACCGATATAGTGAATTACAAGCATGGCGACATTGTAGAGCAGGTAATGAAACTCACTGACAATAAAGGCGTTGATGCTGTCATCATCGCTGGCGCCGGGGCCGATGCCATTGACAAAGCTGTAAAGATGGTAAAGCCAGGGGGAACAGTCTCCAATGTAAACTATTTTGGTGAGGGAGGGATATTGCCTATTCCTAGACTCGATTGGGGATGCGGAATGTCCCACAAATCGATCAGAGGCGGCTTGTGTCCAGGTGGGCGCTTGAGGATGGAAAAGCTCGTAGACTTGGTAAGATACAACAGAATAGACCCGGGCAAGCTGGTATCCCACGTCTTCGAGGGCTTTGAACACATAGAAAAGGCACTTTTAATGATGAAAGAAAAGTCAAGTGACGTTATAAAGCCGGTTGTAATTATCAAATAGGAGGGGGGTGATTAATTCACCTCCTTAGCTTATATATTATTTAACACTTCTTCCGGAATTTCTATCTCCACTTTTGCAAGACCTATACTATTGTCCTTCTGATTTTTTAAATTAAAAAAGTTTATACCGTCGGGAGGAAAATAGAAAATAACGAAGGTTTTTGTGTGAAGGGGATTGTGATACTGAAAATTATTATGCTAACTCGCCTGAGGATGTATGTCTTCTAAAAAATACTACAATGTCTTGACACTATCGAGTGATTGCATGATATTGACGGAGCGGCTTTAAGTTGTTATAATTGAATTACAATTTAAGTTTGCGGCGATGGAGTTCGCCATAAGTCCGCATAAGCGGTAATGACTCCTACCAGGACAGTGCTGGTAGGAGTTTTTGCATTTTCGAAAGGAGTCAGGAAATGCTGGATAATTACACTAAGTCCAAACAGGAAATAGTAAGCGTTTTAGATGAAATCTTTCACATGCTGTTAGGACTAAAATTTAATAATGATGCATTGAATGCTTTTAAGGATAAAATCGACAGGGTACGTCTTGACAGATTTAATCTGGTCGTAGTCGGACAGTATAAACGGGGTAAGACCACCTTTATCAATGCCCTGTTAGGAGCAGATATATTGCCGACGGCGATTGTACCCTTAACTTCCATCGTAACAATAATGGAATATGGTGAACAGGTTGAGGCTACAGTCGAATTTTTGGATAAAGCGCCCCAAAAAATTGAGATTGCGGCATTACCCCAGTACATTACGGAAACGGAAAATCCCAATAACTTCAAAAACGTTAAATTAGTCACGATAACCTACCCGTCGCCATATCTTCAAGGCGGGCTAAGATTGATTGATACGCCGGGGATAGGTTCGGTTTTTCAACACAACACAGACGTGACTTATTCATTTTTACAGGAGGTTGACGCGGCTATTTTTTTA encodes:
- a CDS encoding NADP-dependent isopropanol dehydrogenase produces the protein MKGFAMLKIGEVGWIEIEKPKAGPYDAIVRPLAVAPCTSDIHTVFEGAIGERHNLILGHEAVGEVVEVGSEVKDFKPGDRVVVPAITPDWRTLEAQRGFHQHSGGMLAGWKFSNIKDGVFAEYFHVNDADMNLAHLPKEIPLEKAVMLPDMMTTGLHGAELADIGLGDTVAVIGIGPVGLMAVAGAKLRGAARIIGVGSRPALIEAAKYYGVTDIVNYKHGDIVEQVMKLTDNKGVDAVIIAGAGADAIDKAVKMVKPGGTVSNVNYFGEGGILPIPRLDWGCGMSHKSIRGGLCPGGRLRMEKLVDLVRYNRIDPGKLVSHVFEGFEHIEKALLMMKEKSSDVIKPVVIIK